From a single Adhaeribacter swui genomic region:
- a CDS encoding sodium:solute symporter family transporter, protein MSTIDWIVLIGTLAFIVIFGVWKTRQADKNMEGYLKGDNTERWWMMGLSIMATQASAITFLSTPGQAYEDGMRFIQFYLGLPLAMIIIAATIIPNFYRLKVYTAYEYLESRFDLKCRLLAAFLFLVQRGLSTGITIYAPSIIFSTILGWNLQMTILVMGVLVTIYTVSGGTRAVSVTHQQQMAIMLCGMVLAGVTVMYLLPENISFGKAVQVAGKMGKLNLIDFKLNWDDRYNFWSGMLGGLFVALSYFGADQSQVGRYLSGESIAQSRLSVLFNGLLKIPMQFLILFIGVLVFLFYQFHQPPVFFNQVELNKIEVAGQGPALKQLKEEYTANFKEKQQQVNQLVTALEKEDNARIAATQQALATTEANGKAIRGQVGKLLQQVDPKGETRDTDYVFITFIITYLPHGLIGLLIAVIFSAGMSSTAAGLNSLGSTTVIDFYKRTIKPEASSRHYVFMSKIFTAAWSVLGVLFATLASQLENLIQAVNLLGSYFYGPILGIFIAAFYVKYIKSNAVFWGALLAEAGVVIISLTSDMAYLWWNPIGCGLVLLFGFIIQFFLNQQAARAIKI, encoded by the coding sequence ATGAGTACTATTGACTGGATAGTACTTATCGGAACCCTGGCTTTTATTGTGATTTTTGGCGTCTGGAAAACCCGGCAAGCCGATAAAAACATGGAAGGCTATTTAAAAGGCGATAACACCGAGCGCTGGTGGATGATGGGGCTTTCTATTATGGCAACGCAGGCCAGCGCCATTACTTTTCTTTCTACGCCCGGCCAAGCCTACGAAGACGGCATGCGGTTTATTCAGTTTTACCTGGGTTTGCCCCTGGCCATGATTATTATTGCCGCTACCATAATCCCCAACTTTTACCGGCTAAAAGTTTATACCGCCTACGAATACCTCGAAAGCCGCTTTGATTTAAAATGCCGTTTGCTGGCTGCTTTCTTGTTTTTGGTGCAGCGGGGCTTATCCACGGGCATTACCATTTACGCGCCTTCTATTATTTTTTCTACTATCCTGGGCTGGAACTTACAAATGACCATTCTGGTAATGGGCGTGCTGGTTACTATTTACACGGTTTCGGGCGGTACCCGGGCGGTAAGTGTTACGCACCAGCAGCAAATGGCGATTATGTTGTGCGGCATGGTGCTGGCGGGCGTTACGGTCATGTACCTTTTGCCCGAAAATATTTCTTTCGGCAAGGCGGTGCAGGTAGCCGGCAAAATGGGTAAACTAAACCTGATTGATTTTAAACTGAATTGGGACGACCGTTATAATTTCTGGTCGGGGATGTTGGGTGGTTTGTTCGTGGCTTTATCGTACTTCGGAGCCGATCAGTCGCAGGTAGGGCGTTATTTATCGGGCGAGTCTATTGCACAGAGTCGTTTGAGTGTGTTGTTTAACGGTTTATTAAAAATTCCCATGCAGTTCCTGATTTTATTTATCGGGGTGTTGGTGTTTTTATTTTACCAGTTTCATCAGCCGCCGGTATTTTTTAATCAAGTAGAATTAAATAAAATAGAAGTCGCTGGGCAAGGACCTGCTTTAAAACAGTTAAAAGAAGAGTACACGGCTAATTTTAAAGAAAAACAGCAGCAGGTAAACCAATTAGTAACCGCTCTTGAAAAAGAAGACAACGCCCGGATTGCCGCTACCCAGCAAGCGCTGGCTACCACCGAAGCGAATGGCAAAGCCATTCGGGGCCAAGTAGGTAAATTACTGCAGCAAGTAGACCCAAAAGGAGAAACCCGCGATACAGATTATGTTTTTATCACCTTTATTATTACCTATCTGCCCCACGGTTTAATTGGGTTGTTAATTGCCGTTATTTTTAGCGCCGGCATGTCGTCTACGGCAGCGGGGCTGAATTCTTTAGGTTCTACTACCGTCATCGATTTTTACAAACGCACTATTAAACCGGAGGCTTCTTCGCGGCACTACGTTTTTATGTCCAAGATATTTACGGCGGCCTGGTCGGTGCTTGGGGTTTTGTTTGCGACTTTGGCTTCCCAACTGGAGAATTTAATTCAGGCGGTAAACTTATTGGGCTCTTACTTTTACGGGCCTATTCTGGGAATATTTATCGCGGCTTTTTACGTAAAGTATATAAAGTCTAATGCGGTTTTCTGGGGCGCTCTATTAGCCGAAGCGGGTGTTGTTATTATTTCTCTTACCAGCGATATGGCTTATTTGTGGTGGAACCCAATTGGTTGTGGCTTGGTGTTACTATTTGGGTTTATCATTCAGTTTTTCTTAAATCAACAAGCGGCCCGCGCGATAAAAATTTAA
- a CDS encoding SusD/RagB family nutrient-binding outer membrane lipoprotein has product MKRKIYLFLFITVFSSTFYSCENYLDINYDPNAPKEVTEKLMLPAILSTFSYEVAGGFPVRISANWTKYIAYAGTGPHEGQYRLTPNETDNFWRYSSYTDIMKTSTELIAKANQNGNPAYSAIAKIMLAWNMSYVTDAFGDAPLSQAFQGEAGVNKPTYDKQEDIYKRIQVLLDEAITEAGQDTGLQPGAEDFIYGGDMTMWQKLARTLKARFYLRLSNAPGYNAATQADLALQALNAGALTSNNEMPKFNYVNAPNAENPWYQYTIDGKWSTAYKPSVFYLDLLNSKNDPRLEYQVDPVPAGANAGKYVGVTNDATPTALTNYSAIGKFYSAADAPLYMLVYAEVPFIRAEAEFLKAGNTVTPAVITAYNEGIAASMSMYGIGAASIATYQEANVLQPATAYEQIMTEKYIANYLQFESYNDFRRTGYPNLPLNTETYPDTELEVGPVIESIPVRFPYPSSERSYNPENIPAEVPAAFLQALQVPVWWDKQ; this is encoded by the coding sequence ATGAAAAGAAAAATATATTTATTTCTATTTATAACGGTATTTTCTTCTACTTTTTATAGTTGTGAGAACTACTTAGACATTAACTACGACCCCAATGCCCCAAAAGAGGTAACCGAAAAATTAATGTTGCCAGCTATTTTGAGTACGTTTTCGTACGAAGTGGCGGGCGGTTTTCCGGTGCGTATTTCTGCCAACTGGACTAAATACATTGCTTATGCAGGTACTGGTCCGCACGAAGGCCAGTACCGTTTAACGCCCAACGAAACCGATAACTTCTGGCGGTATTCTTCTTACACCGATATTATGAAAACCAGTACCGAGCTTATTGCAAAAGCCAATCAGAACGGTAACCCGGCTTACAGCGCTATTGCTAAAATTATGCTGGCCTGGAACATGTCTTATGTAACAGATGCCTTTGGCGATGCCCCTTTATCCCAGGCATTTCAGGGAGAAGCAGGCGTAAACAAACCTACCTACGATAAGCAGGAAGATATTTATAAGCGCATTCAGGTGTTATTGGATGAAGCAATTACGGAAGCAGGCCAGGATACCGGACTTCAGCCCGGAGCCGAAGACTTTATTTATGGCGGGGACATGACCATGTGGCAAAAACTGGCTCGAACTTTAAAAGCTCGTTTTTATCTGCGCTTATCTAATGCTCCCGGTTATAATGCCGCTACCCAGGCCGACTTAGCCTTACAAGCATTAAATGCCGGTGCTTTAACCAGCAACAACGAAATGCCGAAGTTTAATTACGTTAATGCCCCTAACGCTGAAAACCCTTGGTACCAATACACCATCGACGGCAAATGGAGCACCGCTTACAAACCTTCTGTTTTCTACCTGGATTTATTAAATTCTAAAAATGATCCGCGCTTAGAATACCAGGTAGATCCGGTTCCGGCCGGCGCTAACGCAGGTAAATACGTGGGAGTTACCAACGATGCTACTCCTACGGCTCTTACTAACTATTCTGCTATTGGTAAATTTTATAGTGCAGCCGATGCGCCTTTATACATGTTAGTGTATGCTGAAGTTCCTTTTATCCGGGCAGAAGCCGAATTTTTAAAAGCGGGAAATACGGTAACTCCGGCCGTAATTACGGCTTATAACGAAGGTATTGCGGCTTCCATGAGCATGTATGGCATTGGTGCGGCTTCTATTGCTACTTACCAGGAAGCAAATGTATTACAGCCAGCAACTGCTTATGAGCAAATAATGACCGAAAAATACATTGCTAATTACCTGCAGTTTGAGTCTTACAACGACTTTAGAAGAACGGGTTACCCTAACCTACCTTTAAATACCGAAACCTATCCGGATACCGAATTAGAAGTAGGCCCGGTAATTGAAAGTATTCCGGTTAGATTCCCTTATCCTTCTTCCGAAAGATCGTATAACCCGGAAAATATTCCAGCTGAAGTACCAGCGGCTTTTTTACAAGCGTTACAAGTACCAGTTTGGTGGGATAAACAATAG
- a CDS encoding SDR family NAD(P)-dependent oxidoreductase, with amino-acid sequence MNYYIITGTSKGIGKALAEALLQNDQNYVYGVSRNCSITHPRYHHQPLNLSDIVALENNLHKVFPVLKDAEKIVLVNNAGVVGEVAYMGSQLTHNFAYVFDVNVMAPAILTNTFLSAYHSEACPKIILNISSGAGKRPVDGWAAYCASKAALDMLSLTVQEEQKLLNSNVRVFSLSPGVVDTAMQEHLRQADATQFSEAKRFQELKNTGQLLSPEAIATKITKLLDHYEEFLEVVFRIDAIE; translated from the coding sequence ATGAACTACTACATAATCACAGGCACCAGTAAAGGCATTGGTAAAGCCCTGGCCGAAGCACTGCTGCAGAACGATCAAAATTACGTGTACGGTGTGTCGCGCAATTGTTCCATTACGCATCCGCGCTACCACCATCAGCCACTTAACTTATCGGATATTGTGGCTTTGGAAAATAACCTGCACAAAGTATTTCCGGTGTTAAAAGATGCCGAGAAAATAGTGTTGGTGAATAATGCCGGAGTAGTAGGAGAGGTGGCCTACATGGGCAGCCAATTAACCCACAATTTTGCCTACGTGTTCGACGTAAATGTAATGGCACCGGCTATTCTGACTAATACTTTTTTAAGCGCTTATCACTCCGAAGCCTGCCCCAAAATTATTCTGAATATTTCGTCGGGTGCTGGTAAGCGACCGGTAGATGGTTGGGCGGCTTATTGCGCTTCTAAAGCTGCTTTAGATATGCTCTCGTTAACGGTGCAGGAAGAACAAAAGCTGTTAAACAGCAATGTACGGGTTTTCTCTTTATCGCCGGGCGTAGTAGATACCGCCATGCAGGAACACCTGCGCCAAGCCGATGCCACCCAATTCAGCGAAGCCAAGCGCTTTCAGGAATTAAAAAACACGGGTCAATTATTGTCTCCTGAAGCAATAGCAACGAAAATAACTAAACTGCTGGATCACTATGAGGAGTTTCTGGAGGTAGTGTTCCGGATAGATGCGATTGAATAA